The DNA window GGCCAGCTCGTCGATCCACTCGTCGTGACCCACCAGTCCTGGATGCGCGAGCGACGCCAGCCCCTTCACGTCGTGGATCAGTGAGATGACCTCGAGAGGCGACGGCGCGCGGCGCGGCACCCACGCGGCGCCGCCCTCGGTCAGATACAGGTCGAACGCCTCCCGCATGCTGCGGACGTGGCCCGCGCGAACGAGCGCCCGGGCGAGCAGTGGACGGCCGATCCAGCGGGCGTCGCTTTCCGCGTGGCTGCGCAGCACCTCGTCGGCGTCGAGGACCAGGCCAAGGTCCGCGAGACGCGCAATCATCTCGCCCACGCGCCGGTGTCGGTCCTCGAGCTGCGTCTCGAGAAAGCCGGTGAGACGCGGCGATCGGTGATCGAAGAAGTAGCCGAGGACGTGGAGATCCGAACCGTGATGGAGGGAGGTGATCTCGATGCCCGGCACGCACATCAGGCCTTCGGCCGCGCACGCCGCTTTCATCCGGTCCAGTGCAGCCACGGTGTCGTGGTCTGTCACGGCCACAACCGTGAGCCGCGCGCGCCTGGCCGCAACGGCGAGATCCTCCGGGGTGGCACGGCCGTCGGACGCCGTCGTGTGCAGGTGGAGGTCGATCACGCGCGGGCGCGAACCGTCTTCGCGGGTCGTCGGCGGCGTTTTGCCTGGCCCTGCCGGCGTTCCAGGGCGCGATACTCGCGGATGAGGAGTTCGAGATGATCGCGCTCCTCGTCGGCGAACTCGAGGAAGATCTGCTTGCCCTCCGAGTCCTCGAATCGCTCGCCGTAGCGCTTGAAGAACCGATGCGACGTGCGCTCGCAGCGGATGCCAATCATCAGGGCCTGGAGATCATCGACGCCGCGAGCAATCTGCTCGGCGCCCGCCGCAAACAGACCGTTGGCCGCACCCTTGAAGAACAGGAACGTCGGCCTCGACTCGAGCCGGGGATCCTGCGCCAGCAATCGCTGGTAGCGATGCTCGAGCTTGCCCAGGTGTTCGCGCTCCTCCTCGGCCAGCCGGCGGAGCACGGTGCGTCCCCGCGCGTCGCGCGTCGCCCGGGCGGCGCGCGTGTAGAACTCGAAGCCGCTGCGCTCGGTGGCGATGGCAATCCGCAGAGCGTCGCGGGCGAACAGCAGTTCGGTGGTAATCGCGTCGGCCGGCGCGGTGCGCCCGGTCCGGCACTCCTCGCACGTCCCGTAGATCTGCAGCACGCTCTGCCTGGCCGCGAAGTTGCGCGCCGAGGCAATTTCCTCGATCAGCGCCTCGATGTCGGAGCTGAGGAATTCCGACGACCGGTTGCAGGTCTTGCAGATGAGGTGGAAGTGACGCGGGTGCCTGTAGGAGTGCTCGAAGCGGAACCGGCCCTCGCCGAAGTCGACCTTGCGCGCGATGCCCGCCTCGACCATCCACTGGAGCGCACGGTAGACGGTCGCCCGACTGATTCGCTGATCCTCGCGGTGAATCAGATCGTACAGATCGTCCGCGCTGAGGTGACCCTCGTGGCGGAGGAACACGTTGAGGATGAACTCGCGCTTGCTCGAGCGTTTGCTGCCCGCCGGGCGCAGACCATCGACATCAGCGAGAGTATGAGTCATGGCAGTTGCGGTCCTCGAATCGGCGGACGCGCGGACCCGCAGCCACGGTTTCCAACCGGAACCGCAACTGCCCGATCGGAATCAGTGGCCGCCGTCTTCGTCCGTGGTGAACGACTGGCCGCACCCGCAGGTG is part of the Vicinamibacterales bacterium genome and encodes:
- a CDS encoding PHP domain-containing protein, with translation MIDLHLHTTASDGRATPEDLAVAARRARLTVVAVTDHDTVAALDRMKAACAAEGLMCVPGIEITSLHHGSDLHVLGYFFDHRSPRLTGFLETQLEDRHRRVGEMIARLADLGLVLDADEVLRSHAESDARWIGRPLLARALVRAGHVRSMREAFDLYLTEGGAAWVPRRAPSPLEVISLIHDVKGLASLAHPGLVGHDEWIDELAAAGLDALEVYYSEHTPEMTAHYRDVARTLGLAMSGGSDYHGDPSHGPERPGSVTLPVEAFDELRQRAELAASLR
- a CDS encoding transcriptional repressor, which gives rise to MTHTLADVDGLRPAGSKRSSKREFILNVFLRHEGHLSADDLYDLIHREDQRISRATVYRALQWMVEAGIARKVDFGEGRFRFEHSYRHPRHFHLICKTCNRSSEFLSSDIEALIEEIASARNFAARQSVLQIYGTCEECRTGRTAPADAITTELLFARDALRIAIATERSGFEFYTRAARATRDARGRTVLRRLAEEEREHLGKLEHRYQRLLAQDPRLESRPTFLFFKGAANGLFAAGAEQIARGVDDLQALMIGIRCERTSHRFFKRYGERFEDSEGKQIFLEFADEERDHLELLIREYRALERRQGQAKRRRRPAKTVRARA